A region from the Corylus avellana chromosome ca7, CavTom2PMs-1.0 genome encodes:
- the LOC132186855 gene encoding ribosome biogenesis protein NOP53 has product MGKKAKTSRKGKKAWRANISTEEIEDFFEKSTKDALSGGSLSSAPTDSLFVVDKSRDLLVKRKIEKHREKVLRSDSVLQKNPFVQLVPSSIQKKSKRKHNEVTKANDATQGGPKDDFATASGMVDIWDEKGEDKSKSKKKSKSSIIPAVEVEPPGCSFNPSLESHQDVLAHAVAEEMQKVYQNELGPQPVPLTVPGEAINDEDMYFIEADDGSDDDEMNLENLGENEDSTQEKRSSKTKRVTQVVLNRRARRKEQLKMEAEAKKFKELSKEIDSLPNIIQEIAKEDEEKQKRHLRRVVAKQERLKSCPPRLGRHKFQPAPVQVLLSEEITGSLRKLKGCCTLAKDRYKSLEKRGLIVPTAKSRRK; this is encoded by the exons atggggaaGAAAGCGAAGACCTCTCGGAAGGGGAAGAAGGCATGGAGAGCAAACATAAGCACAGAGGAGATCGAAGACTTCTTCGAGAAGTCCACCAAAGACGCTCTCTCCGGTGGCTCCCTCTCCTCCGCCCCCACCGACTCCCTCTTCGTCGTCGACAAGTCCAGAG ATCTATTGGTGAAGCGGAAGATCGAAAAACATAGGGAAAAAGTACTCCGCAGTGACAGCGTGCTACAAAAGAACCCTTTTGTACAACTAGTTCCATCCTCAATACAGAAGAAATCCAAGAGAAAGCATAACGAGGTTACAAAAGCAAATGATGCGACTCAAGGTGGTCCCAAG GATGATTTTGCCACAGCTTCTGGCATGGTTGATATATGGGATGAGAAAG GTGAAGACAAAAGCAAATCCAAAAAG AAATCGAAGTCTTCAATTATTCCAGCAGTAGAAGTTGAGCCTCCAGGTTGCTCATTCAATCCTTCACTTGAAAGTCATCAG GATGTGTTGGCTCATGCTGTTGCAGAAGAAATGCAGAAAGTCTATCAAAATGAGTTGGGACCTCAGCCAGTTCCACTGACTGTTCCAGGGGAAGCTATCAATGATGAAGAT ATGTATTTTATTGAGGCGGATGATGGAAGTGATGATGATGAGATGAATTTGGAAAATCTGGGTGAAAATGAGGATTCTACACAAGAGAAAAG GTCTAGTAAAACGAAGAGGGTGACCCAAGTTGTGCTGAATAGGAGAGCTAGACGCAAAGAACAGCTGAAAATGGAAGCAGAAGCTAAAAAGTTCAAGGAACTTTCTAAAGAAATTGACAG CTTACCAAATATCATTCAAGAAATAGCCAAAGAAGATGAGGAGAAGCAAAAAAGACATCTCCGCCGAGTTGTAGCCAAACAAGAAAGACTAAAATCATGTCCACCACGCTTGGGAAGGCACAA ATTTCAGCCTGCCCCAGTTCAAGTCCTATTATCTGAAGAAATAACCGGATCACTCCGCAAGTTGAAG GGTTGTTGCACTCTTGCAAAGGACCGGTATAAGAGCCTAGAGAAAAGAGGACTAATTGTCCCGACCGCCAAGAGCAGAAG GAAGTAG
- the LOC132187115 gene encoding pentatricopeptide repeat-containing protein At2g33680-like, producing the protein MSFCFSIKLGVPQPPHLAVLPAPVSNDKKVRHRILTLPSNGTHGGKGAQSAARDETHKQSHFQPLVDLLRDCVDKRSVEQAKAVHGLVLKSDFSGRDLLVLLNHVAHTYSKCSGFDAALRVFDKMSERNVFSWTVMIVGSTENGFFLQGFQFFCEMMNLGILPDGFAYSSIMQTCIGLDCVELGKMVHALIVIRGFASHTFVSTSLLNMYAKLGMIEDSYKVFETMTEHNQVSWNAMISGFTLNGLHLEAFDHFLRMKKGDITPNMYTLISVSKAVGNLGDIGKGKEVHKYVSELGLESNVLVGTALMDMFSKCGSLSEARSILYSNFINCGVNTPWNAMISGYSQCGFSQEALELFQEMSRNDIKSDVYTYCSVFNAIAALMFLQFGKGVHGMVLKCGLNMNVSVSNAIADAYAKCESLEDVRKVFDRMEERDIVSWTTLLTAYSQCSEWEEALAIFSRMREEGFIPNQFTLSSVLVACTSLCLLEYGHQVHSLLCKAGLDTDKCIESALIDMYAKCGSITEACKVFERISNPDTITWTAVISGCAQHGLMEDAIQLFRRMDQSGVKPNAVTLLCVLFACSHGGMVEEGLNYFQQMEDTYGLVPKMEHYACVVDLLGRVGRLDDAMKFIQRMPIEPNVMVWQTLLGACRVHGNVELGEIAAQKILSIMPEFSATYVLLSNTYIEAGSYEDGLILRDRMKEQGVKKEAGYSWISVNGRIHKFYAGDQQHPQKEHIYAKLEDLRVKIKSMGYVPDLSYVLRDADRR; encoded by the coding sequence ATGAGTTTCTGTTTCTCCATCAAACTGGGTGTTCCTCAACCTCCTCATCTAGCCGTGTTGCCCGCCCCTGTTTCCAACGACAAAAAAGTAAGACACAGAATTCTAACTCTACCGTCAAACGGAACCCACGGAGGCAAAGGTGCCCAATCAGCTGCACGAGATGAAACTCACAAACAGTCACACTTTCAACCATTGGTTGATCTCCTACGGGACTGTGTCGATAAAAGGTCAGTAGAACAAGCGAAAGCGGTTCATGGGTTAGTGTTAAAATCCGATTTTTCGGGTAGGGATTTGTTGGTGCTGTTAAATCATGTAGCTCATACGTATTCCAAATGCTCGGGTTTTGATGCGGCTCTTCGAGTATTTGATAAAATGTCTGAAAGAAACGTATTTTCTTGGACGGTCATGATTGTTGGGTCGACGGAGAatggtttttttcttcaagGATTCCAGTTCTTTTGCGAAATGATGAATCTTGGAATCTTGCCTGATGGGTTTGCATATTCGTCAATCATGCAGACGTGTATCGGTTTAGATTGTGTTGAGTTGGGTAAAATGGTGCATGCCCTGATTGTTATAAGAGGTTTTGCATCTCATACTTTTGTTAGTACATCTCTTCTTAACATGTATGCCAAGTTGGGAATGATTGAAGATTCGTATAAGGTGTTTGAGACCATGACTGAACATAACCAAGTCTCGTGGAATGCAATGATCTCGGGGTTTACCTTGAATGGTCTTCACTTAGAAGCATTTGATCATTTCCTTAGAATGAAGAAAGGAGACATTACACCAAATATGTACACACTTATTAGTGTTTCAAAAGCAGTTGGAAACTTAGGTGATATTGGGAAGGGCAAAGAGGTTCACAAGTATGTTTCTGAATTGGGTTTGGAGTCTAATGTTCTTGTCGGAACTGCTCTAATGGATATGTTCTCCAAATGTGGGTCTTTAAGTGAAGCAAGATCCATTCTTTACTCGAATTTCATCAATTGCGGGGTCAACACTCCTTGGAATGCAATGATTTCAGGCTATTCTCAGTGTGGGTTTAGCCAAGAAGCTTTGGAACTCTTTCAAGAAATGTCTCGAAATGATATAAAATCCGATGTTTACACATATTGTAGTGTATTCAATGCAATTGCCGCATTAATGTTTCTTCAATTTGGAAAGGGAGttcatgggatggttttgaaaTGTGGATTAAATATGAATGTAAGTGTTTCCAATGCAATTGCTGATGCATATGCTAAATGTGAGTCACTTGAAGATGTAAGGAAGGTATTTGACAGAATGGAAGAGAGAGATATAGTGTCTTGGACAACACTGTTGACTGCTTACTCTCAGTGTTCTGAATGGGAGGAAGCACTAGCTATCTTCTCTCGGATGAGAGAAGAAGGCTTTATACCCAATCAGTTTACACTTTCTAGCGTGCTCGTTGCTTGCACCAGCCTTTGTTTACTTGAATATGGTCATCAAGTCCATTCTCTTCTTTGCAAGGCTGGCTTGGACACCGACAAGTGCATAGAAAGTGCTCTGATTGACATGTACGCCAAATGTGGTAGCATAACTGAGGCGTGTAAGGTTTTTGAGAGGATATCTAACCCTGATACCATTACATGGACAGCTGTTATATCAGGTTGTGCTCAACATGGTCTAATGGAGGATGCCATTCAGCTCTTTAGGAGGATGGATCAGTCTGGTGTGAAGCCCAATGCTGTTACCTTATTGTGTGTTCTGTTTGCGTGCAGCCATGGAGGTATGGTGGAGGAGGGCCTAAACTATTTTCAACAAATGGAGGACACTTATGGTCTGGTGCCAAAGATGGAACATTACGCATGTGTTGTTGATCTCTTAGGTCGTGTGGGCCGCTTGGATGATGCAATGAAGTTTATACAAAGGATGCCAATTGAGCCCAACGTAATGGTCTGGCAAACTTTGCTGGGAGCATGTAGGGTCCATGGCAATGTTGAGTTAGGAGAGATTGCTGCTCAGAAAATCCTCTCAATTATGCCAGAATTTTCAGCTACCTATGTTCTTCTATCCAACACATATATTGAGGCAGGGAGTTACGAAGATGGACTTATTTTGAGAGATAGGATGAAAGAGCAGGGTGTAAAGAAGGAAGCAGGATATAGTTGGATTTCTGTAAATGGTagaattcataaattttatgcAGGAGATCAACAGCATCCACAAAAAGAGCACATATATGCGAAGTTAGAAGACTTGAGGGTGAAGATCAAGTCCATGGGTTATGTACCAGACTTGAGTTATGTGTTGCGCGATGCGGATCGAAGATAA
- the LOC132186392 gene encoding uncharacterized protein LOC132186392 yields MRTLAAQLTSYFCRRKPGWNVQSRNFSSLNAKDELSIEQDAERKIGWLLKIIFAGTASAVGYQLFPYLGENLMQQSVSLLHVKDPLFKRMGASRLARFAIDDERRMKIVEIGGDKELLNMLGAAKDDRTRKEALKALAALSHSDEAARALHHAGAISVIRCIPDSSGDAEVEKHKSSLLKRFQDLRDDVSS; encoded by the exons ATGCGCACGTTAGCAGCCCAGCTCACTTCT TATTTCTGTAGAAGAAAGCCTGGATGGAATGTGCAATCTCGCAATTTCTCATCATTAAATGCAAAAG ATGAGCTCTCCATTGAGCAGGATGCTGAAAGAAAGATAGGATGGTTATTGAAAATAATCTTTGCTGGGACTGCGTCTGCAGTTGGTTATCAGTTATTTCCTTACTTGG GAGAAAATTTGATGCAACAGTCTGTGTCACTCTTGCACGTCAAGGATCCGTTGTTTAAGAGAATGGGTGCATCTAGATTAGCTCGGTTTGCAATAGATG ATGAAAGGAGGATGAAAATAGTAGAGATTGGTGGGGATAAAGAGCTCTTAAATATGTTGGGGGCTGCTAAAGACGACCGCACACGAAAGGAAGCATTGAAGGCCCTTGCTGCACTCTCACACTCAG aTGAAGCTGCTAGAGCTTTGCACCATGCTGGGGCAATCTCAGTTATTAGGTGTATCCCAGATTCCTCTGGGGATGCAGAAGTTGAGAAACACAAGTCAAGCCTATTGAAGAGATTCCAAGATCTGAGAGATGATGTTTCATCTTGA